The genomic DNA TCTATTCAGAAGTTGTCTTTTGGTCCTTGTGGCTTCCAGGAAGGACATGGTTTCTAGGCTCGGCGATTTTTGCTTCCTGGCTGACACTGGCCTGGTTGCATCTGCAGTCTAATAAATGTCTTCAGTTTATCTGATGGTCACAGATAATGGCTGAAGAAGAGGAGTATGAGTTTGGTTTCTTACAAATGTAAATATGTTTTCTCAAATTATggtcatttttataaaactaccAATTTTAGGAAATGAGCAAATTCTAAGAAAccccaaggaagaaaaatgtttttctagcACCCCTGGTTTTTTGGAAACCTTTAAAAgcttgtatataaaaaataaaataaggtaaattaaaaacttgcatatattttaaagaaaaataatcttttaaaaggttgtataaataatttttaaagactgcttCCTGagttatttattgaaatataattttagggTAATTTAAGTCTTTATATCCTCCCTATGgaatatgaataatttttttcctaatgaattggtaaagaaattgataaaatttaatatttaatatcatgACTAGTAAATAAGGGTAAGttgatgacatttttaaaatcagatttttatttgTAGCTAATATTCCACTGATAgagattttttatatttcttccttatattaaaaaaagaaacaggcattTTTCCCCCACATAGTATCAACactagggaaagaaacagaaacaccTCTTAAGCCACTGGACAGTTTGTTTTAACATAAGAGAGAACAATACTTTTTATTAATCCTGTAATAGGGCTTTCTTTTATCTATTCTTGCTTATTGGCTGTCTTTTAGTATCTCTCCTCACATTTAAAAAGAGTTTCAAGGGTTAGATTAAGGGTCTAAAGCTTAAAATCATTGGAGACTTGATTGAATTAAAGTGTCTGCActtcagggtgggggtgggggtagatcTGGTGTAAGATTTGGACAGAGCTCAAATACCTACAGCTAATGTTTGCACCTGGGAAAACACTACATACACGTGAGGGCTGTAAACTAAAACTCCCAAActttattcaacagagatcaaCACAATTCCAGTACCAGAGTTAAAGGGAtgtcaactttaaaaaatgaagatggttTAGGATTAAGAAGAATTAATCAATCGAACatcaaaactaaatttttttaaaaggcagcatTTGCACATGTGTTAGTAACTGTAATAATAGCACTTTTCTATCCAATCcactaaaagattttattagcaTACATGACAATTATTTGACCTTGACAGGAAACATATGATATTATGGTGTTttcctctctgtatttttttttccatgttttttggAGGCTTTTAATCGAACAGTGATTTCCAGCATGAACTTTTGAACCAGATATCTATTAAATCCTGCCCTCCCTAATATTAAGCTATGTGACTTTAGGGAAGAtagcctctctcttctcattttcctcatctgtaaaatgtgataATAATACtatagtcattttaaaaagtatatctaggggcgcctgggtggctcagtgggttaagccactgccttcggctcgggttatgatctcagggtccagggatcgagtcccgcatcgggctctctgctcagcagggagcctgcttccttctctctctctctctctctctctgcctgcctctcagtgtacttgtgatttctctctgtcaggtaaataaataaaatctttaaaaaaaaataataaaaaaataaaaagtatatctaattcataaaattatatccATGGGGGAATACATGTATAGCACTTAGAAGCATATCTCTCACACTGTGCTAAACAAGTGCAGGGGTCAGAATTTTGGAACTTTGGCAAAGGGTAGACTATTCACAAAATAGAAATGATCAAAGCAGTTAAGTTTATGAAGATTATGGCCTAGCAATCCtgtacaatatttattttttttaaacaaacagccCTTTGTcttacaaaaaactaaaaacGATACCCTTGAAAGCTTACAATCTTGTAACTTTTACTATTAAGAGTTCTTCTTTAGAGTGTTAACTTTTTGACATGCCTGGATCCTGCCTTTCTCTGCCCTGGCTTATACTGGCCCTGCTGCTTTCTCCAGCATCCAGATGCTAGGATGATCATACGACAGCAAAGAAAGATGACAGAGGTACAGAGGGCCACTGGAGCCAGCCACATCTTTGAAGTCACAGATGCCCCATCAGGTGTCATGTCTTCATTCTCAGCTGTGTGGTTTCTGCTGTTGGACCCCTTGGTTTTATTTAGTAATTGCTTGCTACTGTTGAGTCGGGATGGAATAGGCCTATGAAAAGCATTTGTGTCTATGggaacaaagaaaggagaaatagtcTTGTTATCTGGATTATTGATAAAATCAGTGCTGTGACACCATATTTACCTCTGTGGTAATGGAGTTATTCAGGGAAATGAGTTTTGCCCAAGAATCTGTGGTTAACTCCTTGGAATACCTAGTACTGTTTGTGTTGACAACCAAATCTTGATGTGTGGTTGATGACGGCATCTCTGTTGATGGTAGCATTTGGTTTATCACTGTGGTTTGTTGTTCATCTAAATGCGTAGCTTTTAAAATCCTTAGTCTGTCCCGTGTGTTAGATGAGGAACGAGGATTTAGATATGTGGGACGTGATTGTTCAAAAACCAGCAAATCTGGATCTATACCTGAAAGATAAATAAGgcatcattcattttattttttatttcaaggagAGAATATCAAAGCACAGCTTGGAGAAGTCTTGGGTTTGCCACCAACTTAGTGAACTGAGCTTCAGTTCAAGTTCTACTATTGCATATTTCTGGAAGGCTTAGAAACGTACTGGCCACATTTGAATTTATCTTAACTGTCAAGAACACTTTCTGTTACAAACAGCTGGCTCCATCATGGAGGATTCTTTGTGTCTGCCAGGGCTTCTGGGTAAGAATAGCCAATGTTAGTgcaagaattgaaaaaaaaaatagtaaccaTTTGAGATATGTAGCatcttaaagttttaaaaaaataaataatacagaagtGTAACTGTATTCAAAATCATGAGCAAagccctctgtctcctcccttccCAGTTCCTGAAGGTAATGACTTTGTCTTCAGTATTTTCTCTCTTGTAAAGGAACTCCTTTCCCTCTGACTTCAGACACAAGCAAATATTGCTCTGTCTataaaggggaggggaaaaaactTCTCAACAGCTTTTCAGTTGTCTCTCCTATcagtttctgtctctctgcctctctccctctcaacaTAACGatatccatttcctttctttgttgtttgccttctgccatctagttccatccacactaTTCTGTCAGAATTATGCTTCTGAGATAATCAGTAGTTTCCATATTTCCTGGCCACCTCATTGTTCTGACTTCTCTTTTACCCTCAATCCTGCTGGCCATCCTTTCCCTAAAATTCTCCTCTTGTGACTCCCTGGAATGCAGACTCTCTTGACACTTTATCTCAGATTGcctgtttctcattttttctttctttagctggTTCTCTCCTTGGTTCAAACTGGTTGTGTGCTTTCCACAATCTTTAGTCTGTTGTCTTCTGCTGAAGTTTCCCTTCATCTCACCccttcaccacacacacacacacacacacacgagtatcCTCATCGGCTGTCACCATTATGTCAGTGGCACTGAAATCCGCATCACctgttatttcctctttctcGGTCCCTGGTCTCATTGCTCCCGTGGTCTACTGAAGGTTCCCACCTAGACATCTCATGTCATCACTGAACAGTCCCAAAGCCAAAATCATTTTGTCTGGCTCTCTATCCCTTTCGGTGACCTCACCAATCTTCCATCACCCAAGCTGGAATCTATGTACTGCGGAGCAATCTTTGACTccactctcttcttttccttcatccAAAAAGTGGTTCCTATCTGGTTCCCTCCCAATGTGCTGGTAATCATCCCTCCTCTTCATTGCAGTTACGGTCACCTTCTCCAGATCTAATGCTTCCCTGACTAGATATTCTAATTCGCATCCTGCATATTATTTTTCCAGACTAAAGACAATCACACTCATCACTTTAATGATGACGTTCTCTCACTAAATTCCTTTGCTGGTTCTCTGTTGCTGACAAAGTCAAGTCCAAACACTGCTTTGTCCAAAACACTTTTGTAACCTGGCCTACCCTATCCTTACCCAGATTTTCATTGCAACCCCGAAAGTGCCCCTTTTGTAGCCAGATCTGTTTTCTACTCTCCCGTCGTGTGATACAGAACTCCTTGTCTTGCCTCTGCCTGGCCTCTTCCACGAAGCTGCCTCTGAACATAGGTTTCTTTAGTCTCCTCTTCTTTTGAGTGCTTGTACTTGAGGCAGTATCacacatttttgtatttaattaggTTCTACACTAATTGTGAGCCTTGTCATATCAACTAGATTGTAAGAAACTCGAGGGCAGACATACAGCTGCCATCTTCTGCAATGCTGCTCCTGGCCTGAattaggtgttcagtaaataaaaCCAATGACGAAATTTAGCGCCTTTGTATCCGGATGGCAAAAATCTATTCTTTCACATTTACCAATTTGTACCATGTGTTTGTATACATGGGCAAGGCACgcttaaatgtgtatttatctaaaataatgGTTATCTTGGGACCATTGGTAGGCTAATGTATGTTAGTATGTGCATTTCCTTGTCCTTGACATCAATCTTTGTAGAAGCCTTGTATACAGTGTCTGTCCATAGACCTCAAAACTGCCACTAAGCATTTTCTTTGTTCCTAGTAGTACGCTTAGCCCCTCCAATAGGaatgccttcttctttttttttttttaatttacttatttttttcagcgtaacagtattcactatTAGGAGTGCCTTTTGGGGCTTTTGCTAGGGGCTCCTGGAATATAGGAAATGCTTAAGCTCTTCTTTGATCACATACAATTTGTTATCATCTGGAATGAATTCATCAGTGCTGAGCATGCCAAACTAGAGCAAATTTATTTGTAGTTTTCTGCCCTGGATGCCCAAAACTTTTCCAGATAGAGATCATGGGAAAATAGTGGTTCAGGTTGTTACCAGCCAGTTTCTAGGTTATACATCTCTACTAGAGCGTTACCAACATTCTTCAGCATAAACACAAAATGCACAAATCATTACCTTCTGTTACGTTGTATAAAATGGCACTGGTTCCAGGCTCTAATATGCAGCTCTCCAGTGTGGGGCAGTGAACATGGAGGCAGTTGACATTGTCATGCATGGGATCATGGTAGAAGACAGCCACGTTACAggaaactgaaaggaaaagtgcATCTGCAGGTGGTTTTGGTTTCTCCCAGCTGGAAGAGCTCTGAGTAGCTTCTATTTCTTCCAAGAACATGGCATTCACACCAGTATATTGCAGGGCTATGTTCAGACATCTCACAGAACATGGTGAACTACAGTAACTGTTTCTATGAATGTGGAAAATGCCCTTTTAAAAGAAACTGTCCATGGATTTTTCTCTAATCTTTCACACATTCCATTCCACACAGGATTACCTGGAATCATTTTCCAATCCCAGGATTTTATGTTCATGAAAAGTTCAGTTGGCTACAGAAGCCCCTGGGGCTTATCAGATTTCTAGTTGCAGTGCCCTCTCAGAATGCTAATGCACCGGAGTtcaccagagaaagaaaaacaaaaatcaagtgaCAGATGTTGTAACAAAAGAGGGAGTCATGGGAAGGCAAACACTGCAATTACTGGGAGAGGCCCAGATGGTAGAAAGGCAGCAGGCCAGGTGAACGCTACCCTGA from Mustela nigripes isolate SB6536 unplaced genomic scaffold, MUSNIG.SB6536 HiC_scaffold_218, whole genome shotgun sequence includes the following:
- the MANSC4 gene encoding LOW QUALITY PROTEIN: MANSC domain-containing protein 4 (The sequence of the model RefSeq protein was modified relative to this genomic sequence to represent the inferred CDS: inserted 2 bases in 1 codon) encodes the protein MHVAVVETALVLLLSMGWTSDSLCSPTIFYRDCWIRRFPGLLIDLEESQKLGAQFLKYYSESTGQKCSRSCCLRKDVSCNVAVFYHDPMHDNVNCLHVHCPTLESCILEPGTSAILYNVTEGIDPDLLVFEQSRPTYLNPRSSSNTRDRLRILKATHLDEQQTTVINQMLPSTEMPSSTTHQDLVVNTNSTRYSKELTTDSWAKLISLNNSITTEVNMVSXSTDFINNPDNKTISPFFVPIDTNAFHRPIPSRLNSSKQLLNKTKGSNSRNHTAENEDMTPDGASVTSKMWLAPVALCTSVIFLCCRMIILASGCWRKQQGQYKPGQRKAGSRHVKKLTL